In a genomic window of Polyodon spathula isolate WHYD16114869_AA chromosome 21, ASM1765450v1, whole genome shotgun sequence:
- the LOC121296126 gene encoding cysteine-rich secretory protein LCCL domain-containing 2-like has product MSAALPWLCAFALLASAAQDGTALFLPNSTSLQHLLSRYQDESETLTRSRRAIQWSDREEILKLHNKLRGQVSPSSSNMEYMVWDVELERSATAWAQQCIWDHGPNELLMSIGQNLAVHWGRYRAPAHHVQAWYDEVKDYTYPYPQECNPWCPERCSGPMCTHYTQLVWATTNKVGCAVHVCKRINVWGEIWENSVYLVCNYSPKGNWIGEAPYQHGRPCSQCPPSYGGGCKENLCYKADSQAPQHPETEDMNEVEKPQVPEDIPGWARPRTTPDKATPGKTPGATSSKFMTQVIKCETKMRDKCKGSTCNRYKCPANCKNAKGKIWGTLFYDTQSSICRAALHYGVIDNNGGLVDITRKGQLPFFVKSTRNGVESFSKFKASNSFVVSKVVEQRVDCYTTVAELCAFKKPSTHCPRVHCPPRCKDEPSNWAPVIGSNIYSDSSSICRSAVHAGLIKDSDGGYVDILPVDKKKHYVGTLKYGVRSESKKNPEGKSFRLFSVRG; this is encoded by the exons ATGAGTGCAGCTTTGCCCTGGCTCTGCGCCTTCGCTCTGCTGGCCTCTGCTGCCCAGGATGGTACCGCCCTCTTCCTGCCCAACTCAACATCCCTGCAGCACCTGCTGAGCCGATACCAGGATGAGAGCGAAACCCTGACTCGATCCCGGCGTGCCATCCAGTGGTCCGACAGAGAGGAGATCCTGAAACTCCACAACAAACTGCGCGGACAGGTTTCTCCCTCCTCCTCTAACATGGAATACATG GTTTGGGATGTGGAGCTGGAGCGCTCTGCCACAGCCTGGGCCCAGCAGTGCATCTGGGATCATGGCCCCAATGAGCTGCTCATGTCCATCGGGCAAAACCTAGCAGTGCACTGGGGGAG GTACCGCGCCCCAGCCCACCATGTACAGGCCTGGTATGACGAGGTAAAGGATTACACCTACCCCTACCCCCAGGAGTGCAACCCCTGGTGCCCTGAACGCTGCTCCGGGCCCATGTGCACCCACTACACTCAG ctcgTGTGGGCCACCACTAACAAGGTGGGCTGTGCCGTGCATGTGTGCAAGAGAATTAACGTCTGGGGGGAGATCTGGGAGAATTCTGTCTACCTTGTCTGCAACTACTCGCCCAA AGGGAATTGGATTGGAGAGGCTCCTTATCAGCACGGCAGACCCTGCTCTCAGTGCCCCCCCAGCTATGGAGGAGGCTGCAAGGAGAACCTGTGCTACAAAG CAGACAGTCAGGCCCCGCAGCACCCAGAGACAGAGGATATGAACGAGGTGGAGAAACCACAGGTTCCCGAGGACATCCCAGGCTGGGCCCGACCTCGCACCACTCCCGACAAGGCAACTCCTGGGAAAACACCAGGAGCTACCAGCAGCAAGTTCATGA CCCAGGTGATTAAGTGTGAAACCAAGATGAGAGACAAATGCAAAGGGTCAACATGTAACAG GTACAAATGTCCAGCAAACTGCAAGAATGCCAAAGGAAAAATCTGGGGGACCCTGTTTTATGACACA CAATCCAGTATCTGCAGAGCGGCACTGCATTATGGGGTGATTGATAACAATGGGGGTCTGGTGGATATCACACGGAAAGGCCAACTGCCCTTCTTTGTAAAGTCGACGAGGAACGGAGTGGAGTCGTTCAG taaGTTTAAAGCATCAAACTCCTTTGTTGTTTCAAAAGTTGTAG agcagagagtggactGCTACACAACTGTTGCTGAGCTGTGTGCCTTCAAGAAGCCTTCCACTCACTGCCCAAG AGTGCACTGCCCGCCGAGATGTAAGGATGAGCCATCAAACTGGGCTCCAGTTATTGGCTCAAACATCTACTCAGAT AGCTCCAGTATTTGCCGATCAGCAGTCCACGCAGGCTTGATTAAAGACTCGGACGGGGGCTACGTGGATATCTTGCCTGTGGACAAGAAGAAACATTATGTGGGAACTCTGAAGTACGGAGTGCGCTCAGAAAG TAAGAAGAATCCAGAAGGAAAATCATTCCGTCTCTTCTCAGTGAGGGGGTGA